In Eucalyptus grandis isolate ANBG69807.140 chromosome 4, ASM1654582v1, whole genome shotgun sequence, the following proteins share a genomic window:
- the LOC104441289 gene encoding folate transporter 1, chloroplastic isoform X3: protein MSQPRWQWENAAAGALAGLATVAATHPLDVVRTRFQANDGRVAYLPTYRNTAQALFTIARSEGLRGLYAGFLPAVLGSSLSWGLYFFFYGRAKKRYSAKREESLSPGLHLASAAEAGALVSLCTHPVWLIKTRLQLQNPLHRTRAYSGFYGLPHTLHWLPNNVISEIPIFEFLMVLFTSLHMRNFGKLLSNLRRKEGKRGLKGLIRCWVISGKFEILGDIHFANRPHSPAIHALPAFRNLICEAASKSLLFDELVRQQKIRASGTLK, encoded by the exons ATGTCGCAGCCGCGCTGGCAGTGGGAGAACGCCGCCGCCGGGGCCCTCGCCGGgctcgccaccgtcgccgccacGCATCCCCTCGACGTCGTCCGCACCCGATTCCaag CGAACGACGGTAGGGTCGCGTATCTCCCGACTTACAGGAACACCGCCCAAGCGCTCTTCACCATTGCTCGCTCcgag GGTTTGAGAGGTCTTTATGCTGGCTTCTTACCTGCCGTACTTGGGTCGAGCCTATCCTGGGGTCTATATTTCTTCTT CTATGGCCGAGCCAAGAAAAGATATTCTgcaaagagagaggaaagcCTATCCCCTGGTCTTCATCTTGCTTCTGCTGCAGAAGCTGGAGCTCTG GTTTCTCTCTGCACACATCCCGTTTGGCTCATAAAAACAAGATTGCAACTTCAGAATCCACTTCATCGAACCCGAGCTTATTCTGGATTTTATGGTCTGCCTCACACCTTGCATTGGCTTCCTAATAATGTCATCTCTGAGATACCAATATTTGA GTTTCTCATGGTGTTATTCACTTCACTTCATATGAGGAACTTCGGAAAGTTGTTATCAAACTTAAGGCGAAAGGAAGGGAAGAGAGGCCTGAAAGGGCTGATAAGATGCTG GGTTATTTCaggtaaatttgaaattttgggagATATACATTTTGCCAATAGACCTCATTCGCCAGCAATCCATGCTTTGCCAGCTTTCAGAAATTTAATTTGTGAGGCAGCCTCTAAATCTCTGCTTTTTGATGAACTGGTCAGGCAACAAAAAATCCGAGCTTCCGGGACACTAAAATGA